In Panthera uncia isolate 11264 chromosome B4, Puncia_PCG_1.0, whole genome shotgun sequence, one genomic interval encodes:
- the PVALB gene encoding parvalbumin alpha: MSMTDLLDAEDIKKAVEAFTAVDSFDYKKFFQMVGLKKKSPDDIKRVFRILDKDKSGFIEEEELGFILQGFYPDARDLSVKETKMLMTAGDTNGDGKIDVDEFFSLVAES, from the exons ATGTCGATGACAGACTTGCTCGACGCTGAGGACATCAAGAAGGCGGTGGAGGCCTTTACCG CTGTCGACTCCTTCGACTACAAAAAGTTCTTCCAAATGGTCGGCCTGAAGAAGAAGAGCCCGGATGACATAAAGAGGGTATTCCGCATCCTGGATAAAGACAAGAGCGGCTTCAtcgaggaggaggagctggg ATTCATCCTACAGGGCTTCTACCCAGATGCCAGAGACCTGTCTGTGAAAGAAACCAAGATGCTGATGACCGCTGGCGATACGAATGGGGACGGCAAGATTGATGTCGATG